A DNA window from Ranitomeya imitator isolate aRanImi1 chromosome 2, aRanImi1.pri, whole genome shotgun sequence contains the following coding sequences:
- the LOC138666950 gene encoding oocyte zinc finger protein XlCOF7.1-like isoform X2 → MDMDRYKMAERILHLTLEILFRLTGEDYTVVKKTSERCQDPVSEGLGRPLSPITGPPPHLIHEDINDQKILELAYKMIELLTGEDVAVYFSMEEWEYLEGHKDLYKEVMMEVPQPLTSPVLSSKRTTPERCPCPLLPQDCKQEDPDVPQDHQGEDMTYINTTETYVRGDERCKEEIPTYDYPDVCTRRSEGQLTSSVFKSDNLEIPQDTIEVNAITPDIPSSLHSKDLSSDLLKQVLSSDSLPTTKENQSHKISIKKQISPEVKKPFSLLEYGNHFPLKESFLKHQKIHTAENRFSCSKCGRCFNQKWNLVIHQRTHTGEKPFSCSECGKCFNWKVHLDSHQRLHTGEKPFSCSECGKCFNHKSDLVKHQRTHTGEKPFSCSECGKCFKQKSALVTHQRTHTGEKPFSCSECGKCFNRKVHLECHQRLHTGEKPFSCSECWKCFNHKSDLVKHQRTHTGEKPFSCSECGKCFKQKSALVPHQKSHTGEKPFSCSECGKCFNHKSDLVKHQRTHTGEKPFSCSECGKCFKQKSALVTHQKTHTGEKPFSCSECGKCFRQKSTLVRHQNTHTGEKPFSCSECGKCCIHKSDLVKHQRTHTGEKPFSCSECGKCFRQKSTLVRHQNTHTGEKPFFCSECGKYFTHKSNFIKHQRTHTGEKPFSCSECGKCFNQKVHLARHQIIHTGKKPFSCSECGKCFNQKVHLISHQIIHTGEKPFSCS, encoded by the exons atggatatggacagatacaagatggcggagaggatattacacctcaccctagagatcctcttccggcttactggagag gattacacagtagtgaagaagacctctgaacgctgtcaggaccctgtgtctgagggattgggaagacccctgagcccaatcacggggcctccacctcacctgatacatgaggacatcaatgaccagaagatcctagaactcgcctacaagatgattgagctgctgactggagag gatgtcgccgtctatttctccatggaggagtgggagtatttagaaggacacaaagatctgtacaaggaagtcatgatggaggttccccagcccctcacatccccag ttctatccagtaagaggacaacaccagagagatgtccctgtcctcttcttccacaggactgtaaacaggaagatcccgatgttcctcaggatcatcag ggtgaagatatgacctatattaatactacagagacatatgtgaggggtgatgagcggtgtaaagaggagattccaacatacgactacccag ATGTCTGCACCAGGCGATCAGAGGGGcagctgacatcttcagtttttaaatcagataatcttgagatcccacaggatacaattgaagtgaatgccattactccagatataccatcatcccttcacagcaaagatctatcgtCTGATcttttgaaacaggtcctgtcttctgattcattaccgactactaaggaaaatcaaagtcacaaaataagcattaaaaaacaaattaGTCCTGAAGTAAAGAAACCATTTTCACTTTTAGAATATGGAAATCATTTTCCCCTCAAAGAATCTTTTCTTaagcatcaaaaaattcacacagcagagaatagattttcttgttccaagtgtgggagatgttttaaccagaagtggaatcttgttatacaccaaagaactcacacaggggagaagcctttttcatgctcagaatgtgggaaatgttttaattggaaagtgcatcttgatagccaccagagattacacacaggagagaagcctttttcctgttcagaatgtgggaaatgttttaaccacaaatcagatttggttaagcaccagagaactcacacaggtgagaagcctttttcatgttcagaatgtgggaaatgttttaaacaaaaATCAGCTTTGGTTacgcaccaaagaactcacacaggggagaagcctttttcatgttcagaatgtgggaaatgttttaatcggaaagtgCATCTTGAATGCCACCAGAGAttacacacaggagagaagcctttttcctgttcagaatgttggaaatgttttaaccacaaatcagatttggttaagcaccagagaactcacacaggtgaaaagcctttttcatgttcagaatgtgggaaatgttttaaacagaaatcagcTTTGGTTCCGCACCAGAAaagccacacaggagagaagcctttttcctgttcagaatgtgggaaatgttttaaccacaaatcagatttggttaagcaccagaggactcacacaggtgagaagcctttttcatgttcagaatgtgggaaatgttttaaacagaaatcagctttggttacacaccagaaaacccacacaggtgagaagcctttttcatgttcagaatgtgggaagtgttttagacAGAAATCAACTTTGGTTAGGCACCAGaacacccacacaggagagaagcctttttcctgttcagaatgtgggaaatgctgtatccacaaatcagatttggttaagcaccagagaactcacacaggtgagaagcctttttcatgttcagaatgtgggaagtgttttagacAGAAATCAACTTTGGTTAGGCACCAGaacacccacacaggggagaagccttttttctgttcagaatgtgggaaatattttacacacaaatcaaattttattaagcatcagagaacccacacaggggagaagcctttttcatgttcagaatgtgggaaatgttttaatcagaaagtgCATCTTGCTAGACACCAAAtaattcacacagggaagaagcctttttcatgttcagaatgtgggaaatgttttaatcagaaagtgCATCTTATTAGTCACCaaataattcacacaggggagaagcctttttcctgttcctaa
- the LOC138666950 gene encoding oocyte zinc finger protein XlCOF7.1-like isoform X1 codes for MDMDRYKMAERILHLTLEILFRLTGEDYTVVKKTSERCQDPVSEGLGRPLSPITGPPPHLIHEDINDQKILELAYKMIELLTGEVPIRCQDVAVYFSMEEWEYLEGHKDLYKEVMMEVPQPLTSPVLSSKRTTPERCPCPLLPQDCKQEDPDVPQDHQGEDMTYINTTETYVRGDERCKEEIPTYDYPDVCTRRSEGQLTSSVFKSDNLEIPQDTIEVNAITPDIPSSLHSKDLSSDLLKQVLSSDSLPTTKENQSHKISIKKQISPEVKKPFSLLEYGNHFPLKESFLKHQKIHTAENRFSCSKCGRCFNQKWNLVIHQRTHTGEKPFSCSECGKCFNWKVHLDSHQRLHTGEKPFSCSECGKCFNHKSDLVKHQRTHTGEKPFSCSECGKCFKQKSALVTHQRTHTGEKPFSCSECGKCFNRKVHLECHQRLHTGEKPFSCSECWKCFNHKSDLVKHQRTHTGEKPFSCSECGKCFKQKSALVPHQKSHTGEKPFSCSECGKCFNHKSDLVKHQRTHTGEKPFSCSECGKCFKQKSALVTHQKTHTGEKPFSCSECGKCFRQKSTLVRHQNTHTGEKPFSCSECGKCCIHKSDLVKHQRTHTGEKPFSCSECGKCFRQKSTLVRHQNTHTGEKPFFCSECGKYFTHKSNFIKHQRTHTGEKPFSCSECGKCFNQKVHLARHQIIHTGKKPFSCSECGKCFNQKVHLISHQIIHTGEKPFSCS; via the exons atggatatggacagatacaagatggcggagaggatattacacctcaccctagagatcctcttccggcttactggagag gattacacagtagtgaagaagacctctgaacgctgtcaggaccctgtgtctgagggattgggaagacccctgagcccaatcacggggcctccacctcacctgatacatgaggacatcaatgaccagaagatcctagaactcgcctacaagatgattgagctgctgactggagag gttcctataaggtgtcaggatgtcgccgtctatttctccatggaggagtgggagtatttagaaggacacaaagatctgtacaaggaagtcatgatggaggttccccagcccctcacatccccag ttctatccagtaagaggacaacaccagagagatgtccctgtcctcttcttccacaggactgtaaacaggaagatcccgatgttcctcaggatcatcag ggtgaagatatgacctatattaatactacagagacatatgtgaggggtgatgagcggtgtaaagaggagattccaacatacgactacccag ATGTCTGCACCAGGCGATCAGAGGGGcagctgacatcttcagtttttaaatcagataatcttgagatcccacaggatacaattgaagtgaatgccattactccagatataccatcatcccttcacagcaaagatctatcgtCTGATcttttgaaacaggtcctgtcttctgattcattaccgactactaaggaaaatcaaagtcacaaaataagcattaaaaaacaaattaGTCCTGAAGTAAAGAAACCATTTTCACTTTTAGAATATGGAAATCATTTTCCCCTCAAAGAATCTTTTCTTaagcatcaaaaaattcacacagcagagaatagattttcttgttccaagtgtgggagatgttttaaccagaagtggaatcttgttatacaccaaagaactcacacaggggagaagcctttttcatgctcagaatgtgggaaatgttttaattggaaagtgcatcttgatagccaccagagattacacacaggagagaagcctttttcctgttcagaatgtgggaaatgttttaaccacaaatcagatttggttaagcaccagagaactcacacaggtgagaagcctttttcatgttcagaatgtgggaaatgttttaaacaaaaATCAGCTTTGGTTacgcaccaaagaactcacacaggggagaagcctttttcatgttcagaatgtgggaaatgttttaatcggaaagtgCATCTTGAATGCCACCAGAGAttacacacaggagagaagcctttttcctgttcagaatgttggaaatgttttaaccacaaatcagatttggttaagcaccagagaactcacacaggtgaaaagcctttttcatgttcagaatgtgggaaatgttttaaacagaaatcagcTTTGGTTCCGCACCAGAAaagccacacaggagagaagcctttttcctgttcagaatgtgggaaatgttttaaccacaaatcagatttggttaagcaccagaggactcacacaggtgagaagcctttttcatgttcagaatgtgggaaatgttttaaacagaaatcagctttggttacacaccagaaaacccacacaggtgagaagcctttttcatgttcagaatgtgggaagtgttttagacAGAAATCAACTTTGGTTAGGCACCAGaacacccacacaggagagaagcctttttcctgttcagaatgtgggaaatgctgtatccacaaatcagatttggttaagcaccagagaactcacacaggtgagaagcctttttcatgttcagaatgtgggaagtgttttagacAGAAATCAACTTTGGTTAGGCACCAGaacacccacacaggggagaagccttttttctgttcagaatgtgggaaatattttacacacaaatcaaattttattaagcatcagagaacccacacaggggagaagcctttttcatgttcagaatgtgggaaatgttttaatcagaaagtgCATCTTGCTAGACACCAAAtaattcacacagggaagaagcctttttcatgttcagaatgtgggaaatgttttaatcagaaagtgCATCTTATTAGTCACCaaataattcacacaggggagaagcctttttcctgttcctaa